The genomic region gcagaaaatgaagaagttaTATTTGTAACTGCTACTTTTTTGGATATGTTTGGTTTCaaagtgaatatatttttttcctttaaattcaaAATACTGACCTTGCTGAACCATAGTGATTTATAGATttagttagaaatgaaaaaataagggTACGGTCTTTGAGGGTGTCCATTTTTCCTAGTAGATCATTTAGTGTGgccttttgtatattttaatttataaatcacTTTATGCCTTTCTtacagattattatttttttttgcccATGCTAGTCTCTATGTGTAAGGCCACCTTACATTTTGTCAGTGGTCAGTAAGTGGGAATAAGTATGTACAGTTTATGAATTTCTCATAGACTTCTCACAACAGTAGTTGACTAGGTTGTTAAGAATCGAAATACTCCTTGATTTAGCCCTTTCTCTGCGGAATCACCATGGCGGCTGGGACCCTGTACACGTACCCTGAAAACTGGAGGGCCTTCAAGGCCCTCATTGCCGCTCAGTACAGCGGGGCTCAGGTCTGCGTGCTCTCCACACCACCCCACTTCCATTTTGGCCAAACCAACCGCACCCCCGAATTCCTCCGTAAATTTCCTGCTGGCAAGGTTCCAGCCTTTGAGGGTGACGATGGATTCTGTGTGTTCGAGAGCAACGCCATTGCCTACTATGTGAGCAACGAGGAGCTGCGGGGAAGTACTCCCGAGGCAGCAGCGCAGGTGGTGCAGTGGGTGAGCTTTGCTGATAGCGACACAGTGCCACCAGCCAGCACCTGGGTGTTCCCTACCCTGGGCATCATGCACCACAAGCAGCAGGCCACAGAGAATGCAAAGGATCGGTGAGGCGAATTCTGGGGCTGCTGGATGCTCACTTGAAGACGAGGACTTTTCTGGTGGGCGAACGCGTGACGCTGGCTGACATCACAGTTGTCTGCACCCTGTTGTGGCTTTATAAACAGGTTCTGGAGCCTTCTTTCGGCCAGGCCTTCCCTAACACCAACCGCTGGTTCCTCACCTGCATTAACCAGCCCCAGTTCCGGGCTGTCTTGGGAGAGGTGAAACTCTGTGAGAAAATGGCCCAGTTTGATGCTAAAAAGTTTGCAGAGAGCCAGCCTAAAAAGGACACCCCACGGAAGGAGAAAGGTTCTCGAGAAGAGAAGCCGAAGCCCCAGGTGGAGCGGAAGGAGGGCAAAGAGGAGAAGAAGGCGGCCGCCCCTGCTCCTGAGGAGGAGCTGGATGAATGTGAGCAGGCGCTGGCTGCTGAGCCGAAGGCCAAGGATCCCTTTGCCCATCTGCCCAAGAGTAACTTTGTGTTGGATGAATTTAAGCGCAAGTACTCCAACGAGGATACGCTCTCTGTGGCGCTGCCGTACTTTTGGGATCACTTTGATAAGGATGGCTGGTCCCTGCGGTACTCTGAGTATCGCTTCCCTGAAGAGCTCACCCAGACCTTCATGAGCTGCAACCTAATCACTGGAATGTTCCAGCGATTGGACAAACTGAGGAAGAATGCCTTTGCCAGTGTCATTCTCTTTGGAACCAACAATAGCAGCTCCATTTCTGGGGTCTGGGTCTTTCGAGGCCAGGAGCTTGCTTTTCCGCTGAGTCCAGATTGGCAGGTGGACTACGGGTCATACACATGGCGGAAACTGGATCCCAGCAGCGAGGAGACCCAGACTCTGGTTCGAGAATACTTTTGCTGGGAAGGGGCCTTCCAGCATGTGGGCAAAGCCTTCAATCAGGGCAAGATCTTCAAGTGAACACCTCTTGCCATCGCCCAGCCGCCTGCACCTGCCCTTCGGGGAGAATGGGGGTCATTAACGGAAActgaacattgaaaaaaaaaaaaaagaatcgaaATACTCCTTGATTTAGTGCATATTGTATCTTTTTATTGTTAAAACTATGAGCATAGATGGAAGGTTTCTTTTACGGAAACAGTAAATGGAATCCTCCAAGTCAAGAAAGTTGAAGGCAATAATTTACAGGGAGTACTCAATGACTGAACTGTTTCAAAAGCACAGAACATCATTTCTGTTTTAGAACTGGCctgtatgaaaagacaaaaccttattttaaaagattcctcCATATCTGTTTTCAGGAGCATGGCTGAATTCTGAAATACTCAGAATCATTATTTTTAGGGGAAGCCATCAATTAACAACCTTAGCTGAATAAATAACTGAGAAGCACTTGAAGACAGGAAACTTTTTCATCCtggtctaatttttttttgaagcgttcttttttgattcatttttcttcagtGATTATTTTACATTCAAGCTCCATCTGACGAAAGGCATATGGAAGGGAAGGGAGGTCATTCCTAATTGAACAACCTAGGACTCGTGAGGTTAATTACAGATATTAACGCTGCAGTTCTTCAGCTTCTTGCCCTCAAGAAGCCTCTAGCTTCCAAATGACCTGGCTCCAACAAAGAGACTCTTCTTTAGCCCATTAACTAATTGATAAAAATGTGAGTGTTTAGAATGAGTCTAATTAAATCACCGAGCCTTACAATTACTAGTCCATTTGGTAGCTGTTGGGAGATGGGTAACCTCAGCTGGCATTGTAGgggaataaaagataaaaataaaagggagCTTAACCAAGATCATTTTGAAAGCTGTTCATTTGAAGACAAAGTACACATTTGCCTGAAACGTCTACGTTTGCTACTTCAAATGAATTCCCTTTCTAGAGTAGCACAAtttctgaaaaaggaaataatgtctttttttcttcctctttaagaGCAGGCATGCTCCACTTTGTCTAATAAAGTTGCATGAGTGGCTGGGGAATTTCTTCTGCGTTAGCATTAAGCTAAATTCCTTTAGAGCTTGGAACACTGAAGTTTGTCCATTGAGCTTTGTTTAAGGGTCGGCAAATGTCTCGAATAATAGACATTTAAAAACTCAGAATGGGCTCTGGGATGTCTTACTTTGTCTGGAGTCTGTTTCCAACTTGCTGTTACTGCAGCAGCCCTGACTCATGGCCTTTCTTGAGGGCTGCAAGGCTGGAGCCTGCCCGGGCCCTGGGTGGGGGGATGAGAACCACTGCCTCAACACTGGCAAGTCCAGCACCGCATGTACAATGAACCAGCCAGGCAGCTCAGATGGTGACTTTTTTCCCTGATTGAGAGACTTCGTTCAGAGGCTCCTTAGTGGGGGATGACACAAGGATAATATGATACTTCTCACTAAAGTTCTTAAAGCAATCTGTTAATCCAAGAGTCAAAGGATTTCAAAAGGGGACACATGATCTCTAAAGGTCTATTGAatattttctctaattattagaaaagtactctataaaaaaaaaagtaaagtacgCTATAGTTTAAAAGCAAATTTACCCTGATGTATCAGCAGACTCTATTGAAGCTGGTAATAGAATGGACAAGAGAGAAACTGGATGAGGGTTCTCTATCTTTTATGCACCTTTGTAGTAGGtggccataaaaataaaattgtggcTTTTTGAATGAGTACTCCTTTCTATACTTAATCAGATGTTGATTCCTTCACTATtagctctgggaggtggttaCTTGTTATTGCTGGAAGCATTCAGATAGTGACTAAGAAAGagttattttcaaagtttttgtgACGTCAAATGGATGGAGATACATACCAGCACAAGTTCTTCTTAGGACATTCATTACCAGAGACATTAATATTGACGAACAGTAGGCTGGCTTGTCCATATACTTTGCATTAATATAAACCCAAGCAAAAAGTGTTAAAAGCACATTTCACTTTTTAATCATTTACTCCTAGTCTGCAAGAGGAAGTATTTCCTTTCTGATTATCCTATCATTCAACTCATGCTAATTAATGAGTGTAACAGAACTTTAGCAGACAGTTTGGTTGCAGGTGTATTCAGACCAAGGGAGATTTAATTACTTGCTAATTGCCTGGTGTCCAAGGTAACATAATATTATAGTTGCAAATACTATGGTATTAATCCATCTTAAAGAAGTACAGCGTGACCAGTCTCTGCATTTAGAGACTCCTGGAGGATGCAGTTGGCATTGCTACAAGTACATTGAGGACAAAGGATCTTGTCTTTTGTATTTGCAACTAAATACCCATAGGGTACAACATGTAGTAGAcgctcagtaaacatttatccAGTGAGTGAATGTGAATGAAAGTAAGCTAACAACAAGCACAGTAAGAATGATCTGAGCACAGGAAGGAAAGCTGCAATTTAGgacattaaaaacaaatcagaggaaaaaaagaagaaattaacattttcTAAGTGTCTTCTGCAGGCCAAGTACTCAAATTTATCTAAACTATCTCATTTTATCTTAACAGGGTAACATAGTAATTAAGACTATGCACTTTGGATGAGAAAGCTCTGGGTTCAAATCACATTTCTACCTCTGGGTAGAATTCTAGTTCTGAGTCCTTGGCCAGTTCACCtaaaatctcagtttcctcactatAAAATAGAGGGTGTGGGAATAATGTTCAACTTGAGGAATAGTTGTCAGTGTTAAACAAGACACATAAAGTGTCTAGCATATGGTAGATAGTCAATAAGCAGTTATGTGTTTTTATTGTCTAACGATACATAAAATAGGCATTATATTTACCATTTCCAGAATGGAAAATTGAGACTCAGGTTAAATAATTTTCCCTAATTGACAGAACTGGCAAGGGGCAAACAGAATAGCCTGACTCCAAACTCCATGCTTTTTCCATTACATCAGACCATCTTTTTCAAATGACTGTGGTTCAGGCTCATAGTTCCCTGGCTATGGATTTTGGTCTTTCCCCTGCTAGCCATCATACCTCTGGCCACAAGCAGGACCTTTCAGATCATATGAATGGCTCAGAGTGACTCATCCTGCTGGAAAATCATCTTTAAGAACATGATGGATGATAGTCTTGTTCCTCACCCACACCATCATCCAGGGTTTTGTTCTTTCGTGTTTCTCCTCATTCTTCTGGTTCCCTTGTACTTTCCTTCCTAACAAAATCTGATGCTGGTCACTAACATTAATAACCAATGCTTATTTTTCCCAGGAATCTCTGTCTTATAAGCCAGGGGGCAGAGACTTCCAGCTGTTCACTAAACATCTGTCTCCTCTTCTTTCAGTGTACCCAGCTAGTCTCCATTTCCCAGATTCCCTTGCAATTATGCGTGACAATGTGACTGAGTTCTAGATCATGTAAATGTCGTGGTCCTCAGCACTTCTCCCATTCTATCCCATTCTGGCTGACTGGGATGGAGAATGATCAAGTTAACTCTGGAAGTCAGGTGTTGAAGAAGGAAGAACCTCTGTCAGTCTGGATCCCTGAATGGCCATGTAGAATAGTTAGTTCTAACTCTGACCTAACACATGCCCAGAAAACACATGCCCAGAAGCACATGTTTCTAGAAAACGTAAGAAATTTGGTGCCTACTTGTTACAGAGGCAAGTACAACTCTCACCAATACAATCTGGTCTCTACTGTGAAACAAAAAGCATGAGCCAGTGTAAAAGGAATACCAAGTACCAAACAGGTGGTGGGAATATCGAAGGCTAGGATTATCTTCCATTTACCTCTCCTACCATAGAGGTGACAGTTCTCCCTACATAGGTCCCTGGATTTGGATGACATTTTGGAACAATTAAAATATGCTGTTCCCCCAGAGCTAGTTAATGTGTGAGGTGGGCCTCATTTGTGGAAGGACCCACCCCATGCTCCAGTGTTGAGTCAAGCCACTGTAACTAAAAAACACTACTCTCCCCCGTTCGGGTAGCACTGTGGGAAAGTTATAGGAAAATCATTAAGCATCCTGATTTTTCTGCCTTTGGTTTTCTTAAATTATCAGACGCAATGCAGTCACTTTTCTCTATGCTCAAGCCACAGACGAAGGCCACCCATATTATCtgtcagaggagaaatatttcTCAGCAAGGCTCACTGGTCTCTTCCTCCCTAACACATTGTCACCAGTTAGTCATTTGGGGAGGGAGGGCTTGGTTCTAATTTTGTCAGAATCAATAGGATGCTTATCTTATGATTCATCATTGAGAAATGTATGTCAGTCCATGAATTATCTTGAACGATGATGAACCAATGGATTTTGACTTGGAAAGACGTCACATATACAGTTCCTGTTTGTAAAGGCAGATGTTTTTAGATTACAGAACCCACATCAGCTACTGTGAATTTCAGGATTTGCGTTTCACTCCTCAAAGGGGCAAATCTATATATTTCCTTTCTCAGTCTTATGCAAGTTCCCCTCTCAAATTCTGCAATATTATCAAGAGACTCAACTTCAGTGGGAGTAGTATTTCTCATCACAGTTTTTGAGAGAGGTTAGAGGCTTTCAATCCTTATCAAAGGCAGTGAGAGAGTATCAGTGTGAGGGAAACAAAAAGCCAAAGGCGGCTATTGGATCAGAATCTGAAAGTCTAACATACGCCTCAGACTTGAGTAAATCCCCACTAATAAGCACATTCTCTATCACAGCAAAGTTGAGGAGCATAATCTGAAACCATAAAGGGAACCATCAGGCAATTGGGAAGTATGTGAAGATAATTATCAGCCTGGACCCCTAGCCGTCATCCGTGGGCCAAGGCGCACCATATGCACTGTACATTGATTATGATAGTAAAGGGATTACGATTCATCTTGGGCATTTTGTAAATTACTCAAATCCAACAGATGGGAAATTGGCAGGTCCCATCAAATAGAAAATTCAACATTAACTCAAGTGGGCtgataaaaataatcataaaccATTTTAGAATATCCCTCAATCACAAAGCTCAATGACTAAAATTAAACGCCTCTCAGCTCCCATCCAATGGTCGTTTCATCTAAGTCTATGGGATGTTTTGCCCCTAAAGTTTAGAGGTTATAACTTCAATGTACATAGACTGAGGCTGTGACACTGTATAGGATTAAAAAGTCTTATGAAGTCTGTCCCTAAAAAACATTCAGCCTGGCAATATCCCAACAGgataagtatttttcaaaatgattcaCATTTTGAAATTGTGAACTCACTTCACACCTCTTGAGGGCTAAATTCATGTAGTATAGGTAAGATTAGATCAGTCAACAGGACTAACCATATGAATccatggatagatggatagaagATGAGGATGTCTATACATTAGGTTGGAGGCTTTCCAAAAGAAGGTGCCAATGGGGAaccaaaggaggaggagaaaggaggagcCAAAACTTGCTCTTTTGTTTCTGAGAGATGGGGAGAAGATTGGATGTGAATAGGTACATTCTTAAAGGTAAAGATGGCAGATAAACAGCAGGTTTCTTCAGAGCAGGGCAATGCCTAGGAAAATGGGTAGGATAGTATCAGGGTGGTGAGCAAGCAATGCACCACAAGAGCTGGTGGTAGAGTCCCCAAAATGGTGTTTTCTATAGACCAACCCATATAATATGCAGCATGAGTCTGAAAGAGCCCAACTGAATAACTTTAAGGGCACTACTAGTCTTTCCATTaactctgggggtggggaagtTCTGTGGGGCCAGTTGTCAATTCTGGAGCATTTGCACTACTTAAGTGGTCAATGAACtggtagagggaaaaaaacaagaaaagaaacattctAACTGGgttattatttaatattcaatCTTGTTCCCTCTTATACTGAACTTGCTGATTCAGAGCCATGATAAAGGTTTCTGAAGACACAATTCTGTAACTtggaattttgtatttattttttgtttgttcatttatttggctgcactgggtcttagtcacAACATGAGGGATCATTAATCTCCTTTGTGGCATGGAGTATCTTTTAGCTGCCACATGCGAACTTTTagctgcatcatgtgggatctgatctcccaaccaggtatcaaacctgggtcactGCATCaggagtgtggagtctcagccactggaccgccagggaactccctggagttttacttttaattaaagtgaattaaaataattcttaGAAATTCTTCAGATGATCATGGGCATTACAAAAATCTGAGTCAGGAATGATGGCTTCAGGGACTTACCCTCTCCAAGTAAGCTTAGCCCTTCCAAGGAGTCCATCTTTTAGTGAACATTTCTGTCCAGAGAAAAGGAACttaacaataaagaaaaaccaaGCTGAGAGCTGGTTTTCACTTGTTCCGGTAACTCAGAGACATCTCTGTGCATCTCTCTATTGAAAGACGGGCTGCACCAGGAGTGTCTGTCTTGATTGGGAGGAAGATACCTTCTCAAGAGAAAGGACTTGGCTGTACACACAGGCCACTTTTCATAGCTAAGATTCTTAGATCCCAAACCATGGGGAAGGGAGCAGGCATGCAGCGTGCCAAATATATAAATGGACCTTtctaggaaatagcaacccactccagtattcttgcctggagaattccatggacagaggagtctggtgggctgcagtccatggggtcacaaaaagtcagacaggactaagcaactgtTGACCTTGACCTTGTGTGGGTGGGTTTGTTCTGGACATCATCCTCACTGCCATCATCAAAACCTGTCTCCATCTTCCTCATAAATAGCAATCATTATTCCTTAAGCACCTGCTCTATGACAGGCACTATATAAGGTGTGCGTgcaagtgtgctcagtcacttcagtcatgtccaactcttttgtgatcccatggactgccaggctcctctgtccatgggattcttcaggcaagaatattggagtggttgccatgccctcctccaggggatcctcctgacccagggatc from Dama dama isolate Ldn47 chromosome 12, ASM3311817v1, whole genome shotgun sequence harbors:
- the LOC133066179 gene encoding LOW QUALITY PROTEIN: elongation factor 1-gamma-like (The sequence of the model RefSeq protein was modified relative to this genomic sequence to represent the inferred CDS: inserted 1 base in 1 codon), encoding MAAGTLYTYPENWRAFKALIAAQYSGAQVCVLSTPPHFHFGQTNRTPEFLRKFPAGKVPAFEGDDGFCVFESNAIAYYVSNEELRGSTPEAAAQVVQWVSFADSDTVPPASTWVFPTLGIMHHKQQATENAKDXVRRILGLLDAHLKTRTFLVGERVTLADITVVCTLLWLYKQVLEPSFGQAFPNTNRWFLTCINQPQFRAVLGEVKLCEKMAQFDAKKFAESQPKKDTPRKEKGSREEKPKPQVERKEGKEEKKAAAPAPEEELDECEQALAAEPKAKDPFAHLPKSNFVLDEFKRKYSNEDTLSVALPYFWDHFDKDGWSLRYSEYRFPEELTQTFMSCNLITGMFQRLDKLRKNAFASVILFGTNNSSSISGVWVFRGQELAFPLSPDWQVDYGSYTWRKLDPSSEETQTLVREYFCWEGAFQHVGKAFNQGKIFK